Proteins from a single region of Mytilus trossulus isolate FHL-02 chromosome 2, PNRI_Mtr1.1.1.hap1, whole genome shotgun sequence:
- the LOC134706299 gene encoding dual specificity protein phosphatase 19-like, with protein MANSLLDSLKAFDKTKLKQTDTKITTTEGLQIVEKRDSHGRIIHELVGGRTYGFVASTVDDLQVGEVLSDHLIIGSQDVAHDLTLLEKFKVTHILNLASYVQNKYPDKIKYKTIKINDLPEVQIIPYFDQAFEFIDEGVRDGCVLVHCNAGVSRCSTVIIGYLMKTHHMSLTEAYNLVKEKRPAIRPNDGFRVQLKTYEEKLQMDRKS; from the exons ATGGCAAACTCATTGCTTGATTCACTCAAGgcatttgacaaaacaaaattgaaacaaacagacactAAAATTACAACTACTGAAGGACTACAGATAGTCGAGAAAAGGGATTCTCACGGACGGATAATTCACGAACTGGTTGGAGGAAGAACATACGGCTTTGTGGCATCAACAGTAGATGACTTACAAGTTGGAGAAGTGTTATCCGATCATTTAATTATTG GATCACAGGATGTAGCCCATGACTTAACATTGTTGGAAAAGTTCAAAGTTACCCATATACTGAACCTAGCTTCTTATGTGCAAAATAAATACCcagacaaaatcaaatataaaaccaTTAAAATTAATGATCTTCCAGAAGTGCAAATTATTCCCTATTTTGATCAAGCATTCGAGTTTATTGATGAAGGTGTGAGAGACGGATGTGTATTGGTTCATTGTAACGCTGGTGTTTCTAGGTGTTCCACGGTAATTATTGGCTATCTGATGAAAACCCATCATATGAGTTTAACTGAGGCTTACAATTTAGTAAAAGAAAAGAGACCTGCTATTCGTCCTAATGATGGATTCAGGGTTCAATTGAAGACGTATGAGGAGAAACTACAGATGGATCGCAAGTCGTAA